The sequence below is a genomic window from Bradyrhizobium septentrionale.
CATGCTGATGCGGCCGAACCGCTATATCTGGCTCGGCACCGTCAGGCCGTTCGACGCCTTCACCTTCGACTTCCGCAAGACCGAGCACGGCTGGTTCCAGGCGCACATCTACAAGTTCGAGGAGGGCGCAGCGACCTTCATCGTCGAGACCACGGAGGAGGCATATCTCGCCCACCGCCTCGACAAGATGGAGCAGGGCGACTCCATCGCGTTCTGCGAAAACGTGTTCGCCGAGATCCTCGAGGGGCACCATCTGGTCTCCAACGCGCGGCATCTGCGCGGCTCGGCCTGGCTGTCGTTCCCGCGGCTGATCTGCGGCAAATGGACCGCATTCAACGGCAACAGCCATGTCGTGCTGATGGGCGATGCCGCCCACACCGCGCATTTCGCGATCGGCTCGGGAACCAAGCTCGCGCTGGAAGACGCGATCGAGCTCACCAACCAGTTCAAGAACCACGGCGCTGCCAGGGAGAGCATTCCGGCGGTGCTGAAGGCGTACGAGGAGCTGCGCCGGGTCGATGTGGCACGGATCCAGAATGCCGCGCGCAACGCGATGGAATGGTTCGAGGTGGTCGGCTCGCGCTATGCCGACACGCTGGAGCCGGAGCAGTTCATGTATTCGCTGCTGACCCGCTCGCAGCGCATCAGCCACGAGAACTTAAGGCTGCGCGACAAGACATGGCTCGAAGGTTATGAGCGCTGGTTCGCGGAGCGGAGCGGCGTGCCCGCCACCAACGACCGCGTCACGCCGCCGATGCTGACGCCGTTCCAGATTCGCGGCCTGTCGCTCACCAACCGGATCATCGTCTCGCCGATGGCGATGTATTCGGCCGAGGAGGGCGTGCCAAACGACTTCCATCTGGTGCATTTCGGCTCCCGCGCGCTCGGCGGCGCGGGCCTGTTGTTCACCGAGATGACCTGCGTCTCGCCGGAGGCGCGGATCACCCCGGGCTGCTGCGGGCTGTGGAACGACGAACAGGCGGCGGCTTACAAGCGCATCGTCGACTTCGTGCATCGCAATTCGGGGGCCAAGATCGGCATCCAGCTCGGCCATGCCGGCCGCAAGGGCTCGACCCGGGTTGCTTGGGAGGGCATGGACGAGCCGCTGCCTGACCACAACTGGCCGCTGGTGTCGGCTTCCTCAGTGCCTTATCTGCCCGACGGCCAGGTGCCGGAGCCGATGAGCCGCGCCGAGATGGACGAGGTCCGCGAGCAGTTCGTCGCGGCGGCGAGGCGCGCCGCCGGCGCCGGCTTCGACATTCTGGAGCTGCACTGCGCCCACGGCTATCTGCTGTCGAGCTTCCTCTCGCCGCTGACCAACCGCCGCACCGACGGCTACGGCGGATCGATCGAGAACCGCGCGCGTTATCCGCTGGAGCTGTTCCGCGCCATCCGCGCGGTGTGGCCGGAGGACAAGCCGATGTCGGTCCGCCTGTCTTGTCACGATTGGGCCGAGGGCGGCAACACGCCCGAGGATGCGCTCGAATTCGCAAAACTGTTCAAAGCGGCCGGCGCCGATCTGATCGATTGTTCGTCGGGCCAGGTCTGGGCCGACGACCATCCTATCTATGGCCGGCTGTACCAGACGCCGTTCGCCGACAAGATCCGCAACGAGGTCGGCATCGCCACCATCGCGGTCGGTGCGATCTCGGAAGCGGACCATGCCAATTCGATCATCGCCGCCGGCCGCGCCGATCTCTGTGCCAT
It includes:
- a CDS encoding bifunctional salicylyl-CoA 5-hydroxylase/oxidoreductase; translated protein: MRIVCIGGGPAGLYFGILMKMLDPAHVISVVERNRPYDTFGFGVVFSDATMDNMRKWDPVTADTIEQAFNHWDDIEVLIKGRRMRTTGHGFVGIGRKRLLNILQARAEELGVELIFEREVNSDLEFPDADLIVACDGVNSKVRTKYTETFQPDMLMRPNRYIWLGTVRPFDAFTFDFRKTEHGWFQAHIYKFEEGAATFIVETTEEAYLAHRLDKMEQGDSIAFCENVFAEILEGHHLVSNARHLRGSAWLSFPRLICGKWTAFNGNSHVVLMGDAAHTAHFAIGSGTKLALEDAIELTNQFKNHGAARESIPAVLKAYEELRRVDVARIQNAARNAMEWFEVVGSRYADTLEPEQFMYSLLTRSQRISHENLRLRDKTWLEGYERWFAERSGVPATNDRVTPPMLTPFQIRGLSLTNRIIVSPMAMYSAEEGVPNDFHLVHFGSRALGGAGLLFTEMTCVSPEARITPGCCGLWNDEQAAAYKRIVDFVHRNSGAKIGIQLGHAGRKGSTRVAWEGMDEPLPDHNWPLVSASSVPYLPDGQVPEPMSRAEMDEVREQFVAAARRAAGAGFDILELHCAHGYLLSSFLSPLTNRRTDGYGGSIENRARYPLELFRAIRAVWPEDKPMSVRLSCHDWAEGGNTPEDALEFAKLFKAAGADLIDCSSGQVWADDHPIYGRLYQTPFADKIRNEVGIATIAVGAISEADHANSIIAAGRADLCAIARPHLADPAWTLHEAAKIGVKQIAWPKQYVSGKSQYEANLERASAGVKP